Proteins encoded in a region of the Frondihabitans sp. 762G35 genome:
- a CDS encoding SDR family NAD(P)-dependent oxidoreductase → MNHDHVALVTGANHGIGAALAERLAADGLAVLLTFWSFEEPADEGTPERQRENHRSDASAVVERIRAAGGRAVAVRADLTDASVIPALFDRAEQEFGPVDVLVNNATASLSDTFRPVERDWAGRTLGPVTAETFDRQFGVDARAGALLIAEFAGRLQRRGGSWGRILGLTSGGERGFPQEVSYGAAKAALVNYLMSASLELSRFGVTANAIHPPVTDTGWVTDDVRASVATNDAFFSVAEPDEVADLASFLVSDAGRRVTGNVIRMG, encoded by the coding sequence ATGAACCACGACCACGTCGCCCTCGTCACCGGGGCCAACCACGGTATCGGCGCCGCCCTCGCCGAGCGTCTCGCCGCGGACGGACTCGCCGTCCTCCTGACCTTCTGGAGCTTCGAGGAGCCCGCGGACGAGGGCACCCCCGAACGTCAGCGCGAGAACCACCGCTCGGACGCCTCCGCCGTCGTGGAGCGCATCCGTGCGGCCGGTGGGCGCGCCGTCGCCGTGCGGGCCGACCTCACTGACGCCTCCGTGATCCCCGCGCTCTTCGATCGGGCGGAGCAGGAGTTCGGCCCCGTCGACGTCCTCGTGAACAACGCGACCGCGTCGCTGAGCGACACGTTCCGGCCCGTCGAGCGCGACTGGGCGGGCCGCACCCTGGGGCCCGTCACGGCCGAGACCTTCGACCGGCAGTTCGGCGTCGACGCCCGCGCGGGGGCACTGCTGATCGCCGAGTTCGCGGGGCGCCTGCAGCGTCGCGGCGGCTCCTGGGGCCGGATCCTCGGCCTCACCTCGGGCGGCGAGCGCGGATTCCCGCAGGAGGTGTCGTACGGGGCGGCGAAGGCGGCGCTGGTCAACTACCTGATGTCGGCGAGCCTCGAGCTGAGTCGCTTCGGCGTCACCGCGAACGCGATCCACCCGCCCGTCACCGACACCGGCTGGGTGACCGACGACGTGCGCGCGTCGGTCGCGACGAACGACGCGTTCTTCAGCGTCGCCGAGCCCGACGAGGTCGCCGATCTCGCGTCGTTCCTCGTGTCGGACGCGGGGCGTCGCGTGACCGGCAACGTCATCCGCATGGGCTGA
- a CDS encoding alcohol dehydrogenase catalytic domain-containing protein: protein MNVEGVVLETTEAERPFASSRPLTLLTLELDPPGPGEILVRIEAAGVCHSDLSVVDGNRVRPVPMLLGHEAAGIVEERGPGVTALDVGDRVVMTFLPRCGRCANCRTDGRLPCSVGSAANNDGTLVGGGVRLHRDGVDVNHHLGVSAFATHAVVSETSVVRVDPDVPPAVAALLGCAVLTGGGAVINAGRPREGDDVLVVGLGGVGMAAVLVARALGHRVIGVDALESKLAVAREIGADAVHTPDSAREAGVRAPLVIEAAGHPAAFETALDLTALGGTTVTVGLPRPDARSSIAPLTLTAEARTVVGSYLGSSVPARDIPIYVDLWRRGLLPVEKLVSAQVGLDSLNEAMDALASGSALRQLVVF from the coding sequence GTGAACGTCGAGGGGGTCGTCCTCGAGACGACGGAGGCCGAGCGGCCCTTCGCGTCCTCGCGACCGCTGACGCTCTTGACCCTCGAGCTCGATCCCCCCGGTCCCGGCGAGATCCTGGTCAGGATCGAGGCGGCGGGCGTCTGCCACAGCGATCTCTCGGTCGTGGACGGCAATCGCGTCCGACCGGTGCCGATGCTCCTCGGACACGAGGCCGCAGGCATCGTCGAGGAGCGGGGCCCCGGGGTCACTGCCCTCGACGTCGGCGACCGCGTCGTGATGACCTTCCTCCCGCGGTGCGGCCGGTGCGCCAACTGCCGCACCGACGGGCGCCTCCCGTGCTCCGTCGGCAGCGCGGCGAACAACGACGGCACCCTGGTCGGCGGCGGCGTACGCCTCCACCGCGACGGAGTCGACGTGAACCACCACCTCGGCGTCTCCGCGTTCGCGACGCACGCCGTGGTGAGCGAGACGAGCGTCGTCCGGGTCGATCCCGACGTGCCTCCTGCGGTCGCCGCCCTCCTCGGGTGCGCCGTGCTCACCGGTGGCGGCGCGGTCATCAATGCGGGGCGACCGCGCGAGGGCGACGACGTGCTCGTGGTCGGCCTCGGGGGAGTCGGGATGGCCGCCGTCCTCGTCGCCCGGGCGCTGGGGCACCGCGTCATCGGTGTGGACGCGCTCGAGAGCAAGCTCGCCGTCGCGCGCGAGATCGGCGCGGACGCCGTGCACACGCCGGACTCCGCACGCGAGGCGGGGGTGCGTGCGCCGCTCGTGATCGAGGCGGCCGGGCATCCTGCCGCCTTCGAGACGGCCCTCGACCTCACGGCCCTCGGCGGGACCACCGTCACCGTGGGGCTGCCCCGGCCGGACGCGCGCTCGTCGATCGCGCCGCTGACGCTCACCGCCGAGGCGCGCACGGTCGTCGGGAGCTACCTCGGCTCCTCCGTCCCCGCGCGCGACATCCCGATCTACGTCGATCTCTGGCGGCGGGGGCTCCTGCCGGTCGAGAAGCTCGTCTCCGCGCAGGTCGGGCTCGACTCCCTCAACGAGGCGATGGACGCGCTCGCCTCGGGCTCCGCTCTGCGGCAGCTCGTCGTCTTCTAA
- a CDS encoding NADPH:quinone reductase — protein sequence MRSIVYTHTGSPDVLELVEREVTEPAAGEMRVRIVVSGVNPTDWKSRSGGDLAFPEVTPNQDGSGVVDAVGDGVTGFEVGDRVWTFISAYQRPTGTAQEFTNVLAEHVVKLPASASHDVGASMGVPAMTAHRALTVHEFGPTRLSPGALEGRVVLVQGGAGAVGHAAIQLARWAGATVISTISSDEKADLATRAGAHHVVNYRTEDAAEVIGRIAPDGVDIIVEVSIPKNAALDAAVAAPNAVVAMYANDGGDEASLDIRPNMSKNIRYQFVLLYTVGADALRAAAEDVTAALIDGALPVGAEFGLPLHRFALADTAKAHQAVEDAVVGKVLVDVAE from the coding sequence ATGAGATCGATCGTCTACACGCACACCGGCTCCCCCGACGTCCTCGAACTGGTCGAACGCGAGGTGACGGAGCCCGCGGCGGGCGAGATGCGCGTGCGCATCGTCGTCTCCGGGGTCAACCCCACCGACTGGAAGTCTCGCAGCGGGGGCGACCTCGCCTTCCCCGAGGTGACCCCGAACCAGGACGGCTCGGGCGTCGTCGACGCGGTCGGCGACGGCGTGACGGGCTTCGAGGTCGGCGACCGCGTCTGGACCTTCATCTCCGCCTACCAGCGCCCGACCGGAACGGCCCAGGAATTCACGAATGTCCTCGCCGAGCACGTCGTGAAGCTCCCCGCCTCCGCGAGCCACGACGTCGGCGCCTCGATGGGCGTTCCCGCGATGACGGCGCACCGCGCTCTCACCGTGCACGAGTTCGGCCCGACCCGACTCTCGCCCGGGGCGCTCGAGGGCCGGGTCGTCCTGGTCCAGGGCGGCGCAGGAGCCGTGGGGCACGCCGCGATCCAGCTCGCGCGCTGGGCGGGCGCGACCGTGATCTCCACGATCTCGAGCGACGAGAAGGCCGACCTCGCCACCCGCGCGGGTGCGCACCACGTCGTCAACTACCGCACGGAGGACGCGGCCGAGGTCATCGGGCGCATCGCGCCGGACGGCGTCGACATCATCGTCGAGGTCTCGATCCCGAAGAACGCCGCCCTCGACGCGGCCGTCGCCGCCCCGAACGCCGTCGTCGCCATGTACGCGAACGACGGCGGCGACGAGGCCTCCCTCGACATCCGCCCGAACATGTCCAAGAACATCCGCTACCAGTTCGTGCTGCTCTACACCGTCGGTGCCGACGCTCTCCGCGCCGCGGCGGAGGACGTGACGGCGGCGCTCATCGACGGCGCGCTGCCGGTGGGAGCCGAGTTCGGCCTCCCGCTGCACCGGTTCGCCCTGGCCGACACGGCGAAGGCGCACCAGGCCGTGGAGGACGCCGTCGTCGGCAAGGTCCTCGTCGACGTGGCCGAGTAG
- a CDS encoding glycoside hydrolase family 2 protein, translating to MTTAITPPRPEYPRPQFTRERWLNLNGRWQFEFDPGDSGLERGLVDRPLAGEITVPFAPESTLSGIGDTDFHEAVWYRRAVTVPGDWAGDRILLHFGAVDHDATVWVEGREVGRHRGGFTSFTVDLGDDVPAGDEVVIVVRARDSKHGPQARGKQSTEYANHDADYTRTTGIWQTVWLEPVPRVSLGRPRITPDLGSRSFTVETPLSTGLRGGAVRVTIADDDGDIDAQEARADLSLTPRVTLRLPEGRTRPWSIDDPHLYSLRLDLLGPDGDVVDRAESYAGLRSVGIVGQEVRINGETVFQRLVLDQGLYPGGLLTAPSDADLVRDIELSMRAGFNGARLHQKVFEERFLYHADRLGYLVWGEFGDWGCLTGGHPDDRQQPTASYVTQWLEALERDYSHPAIVGWCPLNETRQFLADRITVLDDVMRGMFLATKAMDTTRPVLDTSGYSHRVPETDVYDSHNYDQNVVTFRQTLGILDPASKTAYVNTEDDGDLQVDDARPWSLPYAGQPYFCSEFGGIWWNPSPDAPSQSGTTSWGYGERVRSVEEFHDRFEGLVQALLDNEHMFGYCYTQLTDVFQEQNGVYAFDRSDKFDVSRVRAVQTRAAAIEEASRALR from the coding sequence ATGACCACTGCCATCACCCCGCCCCGGCCGGAGTACCCGCGCCCCCAGTTCACCCGCGAACGGTGGCTGAACCTCAACGGGCGGTGGCAGTTCGAGTTCGATCCGGGCGACTCCGGTCTCGAGCGCGGGCTCGTCGACCGTCCCCTGGCGGGCGAGATCACGGTGCCGTTCGCGCCGGAGTCGACGCTCTCGGGGATCGGCGACACCGACTTCCACGAGGCCGTCTGGTACCGGCGCGCGGTGACCGTCCCCGGCGACTGGGCGGGAGACCGGATCCTGCTGCACTTCGGCGCCGTCGACCACGACGCGACCGTCTGGGTCGAAGGCCGGGAGGTCGGGCGGCACCGCGGCGGGTTCACGAGCTTCACCGTCGACCTGGGTGACGACGTGCCCGCCGGCGACGAGGTTGTGATCGTCGTGCGCGCCCGCGACTCCAAGCACGGCCCGCAGGCGCGCGGCAAGCAGTCGACCGAGTACGCGAACCACGACGCCGACTACACGCGGACGACCGGCATCTGGCAGACGGTGTGGCTGGAGCCCGTCCCCCGGGTCTCGCTGGGGCGGCCGCGCATCACGCCCGACCTCGGCTCGCGGTCTTTCACCGTCGAGACACCGCTGTCGACCGGCCTTCGGGGCGGGGCCGTCCGCGTGACGATCGCCGACGACGACGGCGACATCGACGCGCAGGAGGCCCGGGCCGATCTCTCGCTGACCCCCCGCGTGACCCTGCGGCTGCCCGAGGGCCGCACGCGCCCGTGGTCGATCGACGATCCGCACCTCTACAGCCTCCGCCTCGACCTCCTCGGCCCCGACGGGGACGTCGTCGACCGGGCCGAGAGCTACGCGGGCCTCCGGAGCGTCGGGATCGTTGGGCAGGAGGTCCGGATCAACGGCGAGACGGTGTTCCAGCGTCTCGTGCTCGACCAGGGGCTCTACCCCGGCGGGCTCCTCACGGCGCCGAGCGACGCCGATCTCGTCCGCGACATCGAGCTCTCGATGCGAGCCGGCTTCAACGGGGCGAGACTCCACCAGAAGGTCTTCGAGGAGCGGTTCCTCTACCACGCGGACCGCCTCGGTTATCTCGTGTGGGGCGAGTTCGGCGACTGGGGCTGCCTCACGGGAGGGCACCCGGACGACCGGCAGCAGCCGACCGCCTCGTACGTCACCCAGTGGCTGGAGGCTCTGGAGCGCGACTACTCGCACCCGGCGATCGTCGGCTGGTGCCCGCTCAACGAGACGCGGCAGTTTCTGGCCGACCGCATCACGGTCCTCGACGACGTCATGCGAGGCATGTTCCTCGCGACGAAGGCCATGGACACGACCCGGCCCGTCCTGGACACGTCGGGCTACTCGCACCGCGTCCCGGAGACCGACGTCTACGACTCGCACAACTACGACCAGAACGTCGTGACGTTCCGGCAGACCCTCGGGATCCTCGATCCGGCGTCGAAGACGGCCTACGTCAACACGGAGGACGACGGCGACCTGCAGGTCGACGACGCCCGCCCGTGGTCGCTGCCGTACGCCGGGCAGCCCTACTTCTGCAGCGAGTTCGGCGGCATCTGGTGGAACCCGTCGCCGGACGCGCCCTCGCAGAGCGGCACGACGTCGTGGGGGTACGGCGAGAGGGTGCGGTCGGTCGAGGAGTTCCACGACCGGTTCGAGGGGCTCGTCCAGGCCCTTCTCGACAACGAGCACATGTTCGGCTACTGCTACACCCAGCTCACCGACGTGTTCCAGGAGCAGAACGGCGTGTACGCGTTCGATCGCTCGGACAAGTTCGACGTCTCCCGGGTCCGAGCGGTCCAGACCCGGGCGGCGGCGATCGAGGAGGCGTCCCGAGCTCTCCGCTAG
- a CDS encoding MOSC domain-containing protein: MTSATVVAVSRDGKHRFSKPEVPSILLREGWGIEGDAHAGVTVQHRSRLRRDPDAPNLRQVHLIHAELLDEVEAAGFPVEPGQLGENVTTRGIDLLGLATDTLLRIGPEAVVRVTGLRNPCVQIDGFEAGLLKQLVGRDETGAVVRKGGVMSVVVAGGAITPGDAIVVEPPEGDPRPLLPV, from the coding sequence ATGACGAGCGCGACAGTGGTGGCCGTGAGCCGGGACGGGAAGCACCGATTCAGCAAGCCGGAGGTGCCGAGCATCCTGCTCCGCGAGGGTTGGGGAATCGAGGGGGATGCGCACGCCGGCGTCACGGTGCAGCACCGCTCGCGCCTGCGGCGCGATCCGGACGCGCCGAACCTCCGCCAGGTCCACCTGATCCACGCGGAGCTCCTCGACGAGGTCGAGGCGGCCGGCTTCCCCGTCGAGCCAGGACAGCTCGGCGAGAACGTCACCACGCGCGGGATCGACCTCCTCGGGCTCGCGACCGACACGCTCCTGCGGATCGGACCGGAGGCCGTCGTCCGTGTCACCGGCCTCCGCAACCCGTGCGTGCAGATCGACGGCTTCGAGGCCGGGCTGCTCAAGCAGCTCGTGGGCCGCGACGAGACCGGGGCCGTCGTCAGGAAGGGCGGGGTCATGAGCGTCGTCGTCGCGGGTGGCGCGATCACGCCGGGCGATGCGATCGTCGTCGAACCGCCCGAGGGCGACCCGCGCCCGCTCCTGCCGGTGTGA
- a CDS encoding MaoC family dehydratase has product MTAVVFASPADLADAVGTALGPSSWIEIDQERITAFAEATNDRQWIHVDPERAAVGPFGATIAHGFLTLSLVSSMVMELLDVQNTSAVVNYGADRLRFVKPVVVGSRVRAVGEITGVDSGASGVKLAYRLTVEIEGSDKPALVLDALTLFVPQT; this is encoded by the coding sequence GTGACCGCCGTCGTCTTCGCGTCGCCCGCCGATCTCGCGGACGCCGTCGGCACGGCCCTCGGGCCGTCGTCCTGGATCGAGATCGACCAGGAGCGCATCACGGCGTTCGCGGAGGCGACGAACGACCGGCAGTGGATCCACGTCGATCCGGAGCGCGCGGCCGTCGGCCCCTTCGGCGCGACGATCGCTCACGGGTTCTTGACGCTGTCGCTGGTGTCGTCGATGGTGATGGAGCTGCTCGACGTGCAGAACACCTCGGCGGTCGTCAACTACGGCGCCGATCGCCTCCGCTTCGTCAAGCCGGTCGTCGTCGGCAGCCGCGTGCGTGCCGTCGGCGAGATCACCGGCGTCGACTCCGGCGCCTCCGGCGTCAAGCTGGCCTACCGGCTGACCGTCGAGATCGAGGGATCGGACAAGCCGGCGCTCGTGCTCGACGCGCTGACCCTGTTCGTGCCCCAGACGTAG
- a CDS encoding S9 family peptidase, which yields MADTPFHDLDDYIALPRVESLTLSPDGQSVVLTVATLDRARTSYTRALWSAPADGSGRATRLTRSAKGEAGAAFTASGDILFVSGRPDAGAGDDAESAQLWLLPAEGGEARAVTRLAGGAGGIAASATGRDVVVLATQLLPGADTLESEATLRKERTDKKIAAVLHERYPVRYWDHDLGPEEAHLLALDLTDLAETLEVGSTAPGEKTGGDDAATPYPAELPRPVDLTSHPGVLADTEGQALTPDGSKLIAAVKLPEQRTTRSVIASIDVATGRLTVLVDEPGVDLSGPVISHDGTTIAFQAEPRSTPDGPLDIEIRVAAIDGSGVRRIAADWDHWASTLLFDLGDDALVATADHDGRGPIFRIPLDGSPVELLTDDEFAYTDVAVDEHTGDLVALRSSWTRPSHAVRLDRDGVVVELASPVALPETPGTITEVEATAEDGARVHGWLLLPEGADPEHPAPLLLWIHGGPLGSWNAWSWRWNPNLAVARGYAVLLPDPALSTGYGLDFIARGWNAWGKAPFTDLLAITDEVVRRDDIDETKTAAMGGSFGGYMANWVAGHTDRFRAIVSHASLWALDQFAGTTDSSWYWQSIFSEEGMRENSPHLAVRDIVTPMLVIHGDRDYRVPIGESLRLWSELAEHHAADDGSTVHRFLLFPDENHWVLKPQHAVLWYETVFAFLDEHVHGADWKRPRLLG from the coding sequence ATGGCAGACACTCCGTTCCACGACCTCGACGACTACATCGCGCTCCCCCGCGTCGAAAGCCTGACTCTCTCGCCCGACGGGCAGAGCGTCGTGCTGACGGTGGCGACCCTCGACCGGGCGCGCACCTCGTACACGCGGGCCCTCTGGTCGGCGCCGGCCGACGGCTCCGGCCGCGCGACGCGCCTGACGCGCAGCGCCAAGGGCGAGGCCGGCGCGGCGTTCACCGCCTCGGGCGACATCCTGTTCGTGTCGGGCCGCCCCGACGCCGGCGCCGGCGACGACGCCGAGAGCGCGCAGCTGTGGCTCCTTCCCGCCGAGGGCGGCGAGGCCCGGGCCGTGACGCGGCTCGCAGGAGGCGCGGGCGGCATCGCCGCGTCGGCCACGGGTCGCGACGTGGTCGTCCTGGCCACGCAGCTCCTGCCCGGCGCCGACACGCTCGAGAGCGAGGCGACGCTCCGGAAGGAGCGCACCGACAAGAAGATCGCCGCGGTCCTGCACGAGCGCTACCCGGTCCGCTACTGGGATCACGATCTCGGCCCGGAGGAGGCGCACCTGCTCGCCCTCGACCTGACCGACCTCGCCGAGACACTCGAGGTCGGGTCGACGGCCCCCGGCGAGAAGACCGGCGGCGACGACGCCGCGACCCCCTACCCCGCGGAGCTCCCCCGCCCGGTCGATCTCACCTCGCACCCCGGCGTGCTCGCCGACACCGAGGGTCAGGCGCTGACCCCCGACGGGTCGAAGCTGATCGCCGCGGTCAAGCTCCCCGAGCAGCGGACGACGCGCTCGGTGATCGCCTCCATCGACGTGGCGACCGGTCGCCTCACGGTGCTCGTCGACGAGCCCGGCGTGGATCTCTCCGGCCCCGTCATCAGCCACGACGGCACGACGATCGCGTTCCAGGCGGAGCCGCGCTCGACGCCCGACGGGCCCCTCGACATCGAGATCCGCGTCGCCGCGATCGACGGCAGCGGCGTCCGCCGGATCGCCGCCGACTGGGATCACTGGGCGTCCACGCTCCTCTTCGACCTCGGCGACGACGCCCTCGTCGCGACGGCCGACCACGACGGCCGCGGCCCGATCTTCCGCATCCCGCTCGACGGGTCGCCCGTCGAGCTCCTGACCGACGACGAGTTCGCGTACACCGACGTCGCCGTCGACGAGCACACCGGCGACCTCGTCGCGCTCCGCAGCTCGTGGACGAGGCCGTCGCACGCCGTCCGCCTCGACCGGGACGGCGTCGTTGTCGAGCTCGCCTCGCCCGTCGCCCTGCCGGAGACGCCGGGCACGATCACCGAGGTCGAGGCGACGGCGGAGGACGGCGCGCGGGTGCACGGCTGGCTGCTGCTTCCCGAGGGGGCCGACCCCGAGCATCCTGCGCCCCTGCTGCTCTGGATCCACGGCGGTCCGCTCGGCAGTTGGAACGCGTGGAGCTGGCGCTGGAACCCGAACCTCGCGGTCGCGCGCGGGTACGCGGTGCTGCTGCCCGACCCGGCGCTCTCGACCGGCTACGGGCTCGACTTCATCGCCCGCGGCTGGAACGCCTGGGGCAAGGCGCCGTTCACCGACCTGCTGGCGATCACCGACGAGGTCGTCCGCCGCGACGACATCGACGAGACGAAGACCGCCGCGATGGGTGGCTCCTTCGGCGGGTACATGGCGAACTGGGTCGCCGGACACACCGACCGCTTCCGCGCGATCGTGTCGCACGCGAGCCTGTGGGCCCTCGACCAGTTCGCCGGCACCACCGACTCGTCCTGGTACTGGCAGAGCATCTTCTCCGAGGAGGGGATGCGCGAGAACTCCCCGCACCTCGCCGTGCGCGACATCGTCACGCCGATGCTCGTCATCCACGGCGACCGCGACTACCGGGTACCGATCGGCGAGAGCCTGCGCCTCTGGTCGGAGCTCGCGGAGCACCACGCCGCCGACGACGGGTCGACGGTGCACCGGTTCCTGCTGTTCCCCGACGAGAATCACTGGGTGCTCAAGCCGCAGCACGCCGTGCTCTGGTACGAGACCGTATTCGCGTTCCTCGACGAGCACGTGCACGGAGCCGACTGGAAGCGCCCGCGCCTCCTCGGCTGA
- a CDS encoding Na+/H+ antiporter → MQVLELLVVLGATILVGGWIGEKTRVATPIVLLLLGGALGFVPGLGGVQLPPEIVLLLFLPALLYWESLNTSLREIRANLRSITLLATVLVFATAAVVAVVGHAFGMPWAVAIALGAILAPTDATAVTAVAHDLPRRTMTILHTESLVNDGTALTLFAVAVAAATSGTDVTFGPAALQFVASYGVGIAIGLAVGLAVVFLRRFLHDERLESVFSVLTPFLAYLPAEALGVSGVVAVVTCGLVLSQGGPKVISARGRIQGFGFWEVAVQLLNGSLFVLLGLEFHRVVTDLAGGRLGPAALLAALLVVAVVLTRIFWVNVAPVVIRLLDRRPAQRARRIHWRQRTPIAWAGFRGAVSLAAALSLPAETANGDPFPMRDLIIASTFAVILVTLIVQGSTLPAVIRFADLPPDPTEADEFVLAERSALETALDELDEVARGLETSEKAKEVVRASYRERLERLDRDEENSEADDDAEEEQVDQEERLRLALLGVKRETVVKLRDERRIDDTVLRRYQARLDVEELRLAEVEDDD, encoded by the coding sequence GTGCAGGTTCTCGAGCTCCTCGTCGTCCTCGGGGCGACGATCCTCGTCGGTGGCTGGATCGGCGAGAAGACCCGCGTCGCGACGCCGATCGTGCTCCTGCTGCTCGGCGGAGCCCTCGGCTTCGTCCCCGGCCTCGGCGGCGTGCAGCTCCCCCCGGAGATCGTGCTCCTGCTGTTCCTGCCGGCGCTCCTCTACTGGGAGTCGCTGAACACCTCGCTGCGCGAGATCCGGGCGAACCTCCGCAGCATCACGTTGCTGGCGACGGTGCTCGTCTTCGCGACCGCGGCCGTGGTGGCCGTCGTCGGACACGCCTTCGGCATGCCGTGGGCCGTGGCGATCGCCCTCGGCGCGATCCTCGCCCCGACCGACGCGACGGCCGTGACGGCGGTCGCGCACGACCTCCCGCGACGCACCATGACGATCCTGCACACCGAGAGCCTCGTGAACGACGGCACGGCGCTCACGCTGTTCGCCGTCGCGGTGGCCGCCGCGACCTCGGGCACCGACGTGACCTTCGGCCCCGCCGCGCTGCAGTTCGTCGCCTCCTACGGCGTCGGGATCGCCATCGGCCTGGCCGTCGGCCTGGCCGTCGTGTTCCTCCGCCGGTTCCTCCACGACGAGCGCCTCGAGAGCGTCTTCAGCGTCCTGACCCCGTTCCTCGCCTACCTGCCCGCCGAGGCGCTCGGCGTCTCCGGCGTCGTGGCCGTCGTCACCTGCGGGCTCGTTCTGAGCCAGGGCGGCCCGAAGGTCATCTCCGCGCGGGGCAGGATCCAGGGCTTCGGCTTCTGGGAGGTCGCCGTCCAACTCCTCAACGGCTCGCTCTTCGTGCTGCTCGGGCTGGAGTTCCACCGCGTGGTCACCGACCTCGCCGGGGGGCGCCTCGGGCCCGCAGCGCTGCTCGCGGCCCTCCTCGTCGTGGCCGTCGTCCTCACGCGCATCTTCTGGGTGAACGTCGCCCCCGTCGTCATCCGACTCCTCGACCGCCGGCCCGCCCAGCGCGCCCGACGGATCCACTGGCGCCAGCGCACCCCGATCGCCTGGGCCGGGTTCCGCGGCGCGGTCTCCCTGGCGGCGGCGCTCTCGCTCCCGGCGGAGACGGCGAACGGCGACCCGTTCCCGATGCGCGACCTCATCATCGCGTCGACCTTCGCCGTCATCCTGGTCACCCTCATCGTGCAGGGGAGCACCCTGCCCGCCGTGATCCGCTTCGCGGATCTGCCTCCGGATCCGACCGAGGCGGACGAGTTCGTGCTGGCCGAGCGGTCCGCCCTCGAGACGGCCCTCGACGAGCTGGACGAGGTGGCGAGAGGGCTCGAGACCTCCGAAAAGGCCAAGGAGGTGGTCCGCGCCTCGTACCGCGAGCGCCTCGAGCGGCTGGACCGCGACGAGGAGAACTCCGAGGCCGACGACGACGCGGAGGAGGAGCAGGTCGACCAGGAGGAACGGCTCCGGCTGGCCCTCCTCGGCGTGAAGCGCGAGACCGTCGTCAAGCTCCGCGACGAGCGTCGGATCGACGACACCGTCCTCCGCCGCTACCAGGCCCGCCTCGACGTCGAGGAGCTGCGGCTCGCCGAGGTCGAGGACGACGACTGA
- the fabG gene encoding 3-oxoacyl-ACP reductase FabG translates to MSQKVAIVTGGGRGIGRAVGTRLAADGFAVALLDLNEQDASSTAADLEAAGHRAIGVGADVADEDGVAAAVARVVEELGAPTALVNNAGVLRDNLLFKMSVDDWDTVLDVHLRGAFLMSRAVQAHMVEAKWGRIVNLSSSSALGNRGQANYSAAKAGMQGFTKTLAIELGPFGVTANAIAPGLIQTAMTEATAARLKVPFETFLEEAAKQIPVRRIGQPEDIAALASFFCSEESGFVSGQTVYVAGGPLA, encoded by the coding sequence ATGTCCCAGAAGGTCGCAATCGTCACCGGCGGAGGCCGCGGCATCGGCCGCGCCGTCGGCACCCGCCTGGCGGCCGACGGTTTCGCCGTCGCCCTCCTCGACCTCAACGAGCAGGATGCGTCGTCGACCGCCGCCGACCTCGAAGCCGCCGGCCACCGCGCGATCGGCGTCGGGGCCGACGTCGCGGACGAGGACGGCGTCGCGGCCGCGGTCGCGCGCGTCGTCGAGGAGCTCGGTGCTCCGACCGCGCTCGTGAACAACGCGGGAGTGCTCCGCGACAACCTCCTCTTCAAGATGAGCGTCGACGACTGGGACACGGTCCTCGACGTGCACCTCCGCGGGGCGTTCCTCATGAGCCGCGCCGTCCAGGCGCACATGGTGGAGGCCAAGTGGGGTCGCATCGTGAACCTGTCGTCCTCGTCGGCGCTGGGGAACCGCGGCCAGGCGAACTACTCGGCCGCCAAGGCGGGGATGCAGGGCTTCACGAAGACCCTCGCGATCGAGCTCGGCCCGTTCGGGGTCACCGCGAACGCGATCGCCCCGGGGCTCATCCAGACGGCCATGACCGAGGCGACGGCGGCGCGGCTCAAGGTGCCGTTCGAGACCTTCCTCGAGGAGGCGGCGAAGCAGATCCCCGTGCGTCGCATCGGACAGCCGGAGGACATCGCGGCGCTCGCGTCGTTCTTCTGCTCGGAGGAGTCCGGCTTCGTCTCCGGACAGACGGTGTACGTCGCTGGCGGGCCGCTCGCGTGA
- a CDS encoding MarR family winged helix-turn-helix transcriptional regulator produces the protein MDDTRWLTDDERRAWVRFAAVLELLPGVLDSQLDRDEGITHFEYFVLAMLSETPGRTLRMTHLASRTNATLPRLSRVVSRLEGQGFVERSPCVEDRRATNATLTDAGWRKVVHAAPGHVENVRGAVIDVLTQEQVAQLDDISAALLARLDPESRLFANTPPPGTAAS, from the coding sequence ATGGACGACACGCGCTGGCTCACCGACGACGAGCGGCGGGCGTGGGTGCGGTTCGCCGCCGTCCTCGAGCTCCTCCCGGGCGTGCTCGATTCGCAGCTCGACCGCGACGAGGGGATCACCCACTTCGAGTACTTCGTCCTCGCGATGCTCTCCGAGACGCCCGGGCGGACGCTCCGCATGACGCACCTGGCCTCGCGCACGAACGCGACGCTCCCCCGGCTCTCGCGCGTGGTGTCGCGCTTGGAGGGCCAGGGCTTCGTGGAACGCTCGCCGTGCGTCGAGGATCGCCGCGCGACGAACGCGACGCTGACCGACGCGGGCTGGCGGAAGGTCGTACACGCGGCACCCGGCCACGTCGAGAACGTGCGCGGCGCCGTGATCGACGTGCTGACGCAGGAGCAGGTGGCGCAGCTCGACGACATCAGCGCGGCGCTCCTGGCTCGGCTCGACCCGGAGTCGCGGCTCTTCGCGAACACCCCTCCTCCGGGCACCGCCGCCTCCTGA